In one window of Microplitis demolitor isolate Queensland-Clemson2020A chromosome 4, iyMicDemo2.1a, whole genome shotgun sequence DNA:
- the LOC103577672 gene encoding chitin synthase chs-2 isoform X1 — MPISKNHQQNPMMGVNDPNDFSDDDTTPLAHEYGESQRTIVETKAWDVFRDPPPKIDSGSMANQKCLDATVQIIKVIVYLLVFIIVLVSGVVSKGTILFMTSQLKPDRVIVYCNKELGRDKQFVVTLPDEQRIAWTWCIIFAYAVPEFGTFFRSCRMCIFKSWKKPLSSHFLLVFFMETFRVVGLALMFFAVLPEIDAIKAAMITNCVCFIPGLLGLLSRSGSKDESRRFVLILVDLTALAAQASGFIVWPLLDSSKRSLWLIPPTLILVSCGWWENYVSMQSSIGFIRTLGRVKKELRLTRYFTYLFISVWKIIAFFISSLVIFHLKGENVGHFFSMFGSAFREHKITVTGVRQSVVGTVPDLSEILPTGDTETISADLNSIVYVLLIQIVGSYFTYIVGKFGCKILIQPFSYAFPVSLTIPVLISLLITACGLRNGDPCFFHGTIPDYLFYESPPPYFLNDFISKQYAWVWLLWLLSQTWITLHIWTPKCERLAATEKLFVVPMYDSLLIDQSLGLNRKRDDQPEVKVEDLAEIEREKGDGDYETIYEQTDGSTTPPSAVKSSDHVTRIYACATMWHENKEEMIEFLKSILRLDEDQCARRVAQKYLKVVDPDYYEFETHIFFDDAFELADHDENETQVNRFVKLLVGTLDEAASDVHQTRMHVRAPKKYPTPYGGRLVWTLPGKTKMIAHLKDKNKIRHRKRWSQVMYMYYLLGHRLMELPISVDRKEMIAENTYLLTLDGDIDFQPAAVKLLVDLMKKNKNLGAACGRIHPVGSGPMVWYQMFEYAIGHWLQKATEHMIGCVLCSPGCFSLFRGKALMDDNVMKKYTTKSEDARHYVQYDQGEDRWLCTLLLQRGYRVEYSAASDAYTHAPEGFNEFFNQRRRWVPSTIANIMDLLMDAKRTIKINDNISLPYISYQILLMGGTILGPGTIFLMLVGAFVAAFKIDNWTSFYYNIIPILLFMLICFTCKAEIQLLCAQILSTAYAMIMMAVIVGTALQLGEDGIGSPSAIFLISLTNSFLIAACLHPQEFWCIVPGIIYLLSIPSMYLLLILYSIINLNVVSWGTREVQVKKTKKELEQEKKEAEEAKRKAKQNSLLGFLQNGAGSNDDDQGSIEISFAGLFKCLLCTHGKPSDEKQQLIAIADSLDHLGKRLEIIERAVDPQGHILARRRASSTSSRAPEHLGPIEEESRKDQMDSVSDTETEASQPHDVNRDVNFNSQPYWLHDEGLKKGEVEVLSMQEEQFWKDLLEKYLYPIDEDKAEKARIAKDLKDLRDQSVFAFFMLNALFVLIVFLLQLNKDLLHVKWPFGIKTNITYDESSQEVHITKEYLQLEPIGLVFVFFFALILVIQFGAMLFHRFGTLAHILASTSLSWYCCKKTKDLSEEALLSKHAVEIVRDLQRLDGMEGDYDEGSGNGPGRRKTIRNLEKSRRKPQAINTLDVAFRQRFFSMVEENGLPRNMSTRRSTKAFKAFEGRRNSIMALRRKSQMQTLGANNIYGGVGNPLGIQPRPTRSSQISVKEVFGDTGHVNIAFDVGNSPRNSLKLQPMGENAWRESNSKI; from the exons ATGCCaatttccaaaaatcatcaacaGAACCCTATGATGGGTGTAAATGATCCAAATGATTTCTCCGATGATGACACAACTCCTTTGGCACATGAGTATGGAGAGAG tcagCGGACAATTGTTGAAACGAAAGCATGGGATGTATTTAGAGATCCTCCACCGAAAATTGACTCAGGTTCAATGGCAAATCAAAAGTGTCTTGATGCGactgttcaaataataaaagtgatcGTTTATCTTCTAGTTTTTATAATAGTTCTGGTTAGTGGAGTTGTTTCTAAAGGAACTATTCTTTTCATGACTTCACAACTCAAACCAGATCGTGTGATAGTCTATTGTAACAAAGAATTAGGACGTGATAAGCAATTTGTTGTCACATTACCAGATGAACAAAGGATAGCATGGACTTGGTGTATAATTTTTGCCTACGCTGTTCCTGAATTCGGAACTTTTTTCCGAAGTTGTCGAATGTGTATATTCAAATCATGGAAAAAACCGCTATCTTCTCATTTTCTGTTAGTGTTTTTTATGGAAACATTCCGTGTTGTGGGGCTTGCGCTAATGTTCTTTGCGGTTTTACCAGAGATAGATGCAATAAAAGCTGCAATGATTACTAATTGTGTTTGCTTTATACCTGGATTACTTGGGTTATTATCAAGGAGTGGTAGCAAAGATGAATCCAGAAGATTTGTACTTATTCTTGTTGATCTCACAGCTTTAGCTGCTCAAGCAAGTGGCTTCATTGTTTGGCCATTACTTGATAGTTCCAAACGTAGTCTCTGGCTAATTCCACCAACATTAATACTTGTGTCCTGTGGTTGGTGGGAAAATTATGTATCGATGCAAAGTTCGATTG gtTTTATTCGCACCTTGGGTCGAGTCAAAAAAGAATTACGATTGACACGATATTTTACATACCTATTTATCTCGGTTTGGAAAATAATAGCGTTTTTTATTAGTTCATTGGTTATTTTTCACTTGAAAGGTGAAAATGTCGGGcactttttttcaatgtttggATCTGCATTTAGAGAGCACAAAATTACTGTCACTGGTGTACGTCAATCAGTCGTAGGAACTGTACCTGATCTTTCAGAAATACTACCTACAGGAGATACTGAAACTATTTCCGCCGACTTAAACTCTATCGTTTATGtcttattaattcaaatagttgGATCGTACTTTACATATATCGTTG GTAAATTTGGTTGCAAAATCTTAATACAACCATTCAGTTACGCATTTCCCGTGAGTCTGACTATTCCCGTTCTTATTTCACTTCTAATCACTGCATGCGGGTTACGCAATGGTGATCCCTGTTTTTTCCATGGTACAATTCCAGATTACCTTTTCTATGAATCACCACCGCCTTATTTTCTCAATGATTTTATATCTAAACAATATGCCTGGGTATGGCTTCTCTGGTTACTTTCACAAACTTGGATTACTCTTCACATATGGACTCCAAAATGCGAAAGACTGGCAGCAACGGAAAAACTATTCGTTGTGCCTATGTACGATTCTTTATTGATTGATCAATCGCTTGGTTTAAACCGAAAGAGAGATGATCAGCCAGAAGTTAAAGTAGAAGATTTAGCTGAAATTGAGCGAGAAAAAGGTGACGGCGATTATGAGACGATTTATGAACAAACTGATGGTTCAACAACTCCTCCGTCTGCAGTGAAGAGCAGCGACCACGTTACTAGAATTTATGCATGTGCAACTATGTGGCATGAAAACAAAGAGGAGAtgatagaatttttgaaaagtattctTCGCTTAGATGAAGATCAATGCGCTCGTCGTGTTgcccaaaaatatttaaaagtggTTGACCCAGATTATTATGAATTTGAAACTCATATCTTTTTTGATGATGCTTTTGAACTTGCAGATCATGATGAAAATGAAACTCAAGTAAATCGCTTTGTCAAACTCTTGGTAGGAACGTTGGATGAAGCTGCTTCCGATGTACATCAGACTCGAATGCATGTAAGAGCACCCAAAAAATACCCAACCCCATATGGTGGTAGACTTGTTTGGACATTACCAGGAAAAACGAAAATGATAGCACatctaaaagataaaaataaaattcgtcaTAGAAAACGTTGGAGCCAAGTTATGTACATGTATTATTTACTTGGTCACCGTCTCATGGAGCTGCCTATTAGCGTTGATCGTAAAGAAATGATTGCAGAAAATACGTATCTTTTAACTCTTGATGGGGATATCGATTTTCAACCAGCTGCTGTTAAACTTTTAGTCgatttaatgaagaaaaataaaaatcttggTGCTGCTTGCGGTCGAATTCATCCTGTAGGGTCTGGTCCCATGGTTTGGTATCAAATGTTTGAATATGCTATCGGTCATTGGTTACAAAAAGCTACTGAACATATGATAGGTTGCGTTCTTTGTAGTCCCGGATGTTTTTCACTTTTTCGAGGAAAAGCACTTATGGATGACaatgttatgaaaaaatatacaacaaAATCTGAAGATGCAAGACATTATGTGCAATATGATCAAGGCGAAGATCGGTGGCTTTGTACTCTTTTACTTCAAAGGGGATATCGAGTAGAATATTCGGCTGCTAGCGATGCGTACACTCACGCTCCTGAAggtttcaatgaatttttcaatcaacGTCGTCGTTGGGTCCCATCAACTATCGCCAATATTATGGATTTACTTATGGATGCAAAACGAACAATCAAAATTAACGATAATATTTCACTACCATACATTTCCTATCAAATTTTACTCATGG GTGGTACTATTCTTGGGCCTGGAACGATATTCCTTATGTTGGTGGGAGCATTTGTAGCagcttttaaaattgataattggACGAGCTTCTATTACAACATAATACCGATCCTCCTTTTTATGCTGATTTGTTTCACATGTAAAGCTGAAATTCAA cttTTGTGTGCGCAAATATTATCTACTGCATATGCGATGATAATGATGGCTGTAATTGTTGGTACAGCACTCCAACTTGGAGAAGATGGAATAGGTTCGCCTTCTGCAATATTCTTAATATCGCTAACAAATTCGTTTCTTATAGCCGCTTGTCTTCATCCTCAAGAATTTTGGTGCATAGTACCTGGTATCATTTACTTATTATCGATCCCTTCTATGTATTTACTTCTGattttatattctattatCAATCTAAACGTCGTTTCCTGGGGAACAAGAGAAgttcaagttaaaaaaacaaagaag gagCTAGAACAAGAGAAAAAAGAAGCTGAAGAAGCTAAACGAAAAGCAAAACAAAATTCATTACTCGGATTTCTGCAAAATGGTGCCGGTTCCAATGATGATGATCAAGGTTCAATAGAAATCTCTTTTGCTGGTCTATTCAAATGTTTGCTTTGCACTCATGGAAAACCTTCAGATGAAAAACAACAACTAATTGCGATTGCTGACTCTTTAGATCACTTGGGCAAACGTTTAGAAATTATTGAGAG agcTGTAGACCCTCAAGGTCATATATTGGCTCGAAGACGAGCATCTTCAACTAGTTCTAGAGCCCCAGAACATCTTGGACCAATAGAAGAAGAATCTCGTAAAGATCAAATGGATTCAGTCAGTGATACTGAAACAGAGGCTAGTCAACCCCATGATGTAAATCgagatgtcaattttaattCTCAGCCTTATTGGCTTCATGACGAAGGTTTGAAAAAAGGAGAAGTCGAAGTTTTATCTATGCAGGAAGAACAATTTTGGAAAGATTTATTAGAAAAGTATCTTTATCCTATTGATGAAGATAAAGCTGAAAAg GCAAGAATAGCAAAAGATTTGAAAGATCTACGAGACCAGAGTGTATTTGCATTCTTTATGTTGAATGCACTTTTTGTGCTCATCGTTTTTTTACTACAACTAAACAAAGATTTGCTCCATGTCAAGTGGCCATTTGGTATCAAGACTAATATCACATATGACGAAAGCTCACAAGAG gtACATATCACGAAGGAATATTTACAACTTGAACCAATTggtttagtttttgttttcttcTTTGCTCTCATTCTGGTTATTCAATTTGGTGCGATGTTGTTCCATCGATTCGGAACACTTGCTCATATTTTAGCCAGCACTTCACTGAGTTGGTACTGTTGTAAAAAG ACAAAAGATCTCTCAGAAGAAGCCTTGCTGTCTAAACATGCGGTGGAAATCGTCAGAGATCTACAAAGGCTTGATGGAATGGAAGGAGATTATGATGAAGGAAGTGGAAATGGCCCTGGTCGAAGAAAAACTATAAGAAACCTCGaaaaaagtagaagaaaaCCACAAGCTATAAATACGTTGGACGTTGCATTTCGGCAACGATTTTTCAGTATGGTCGAAGAAAAtg gaTTGCCTCGCAATATGTCAACTCGTCGATCAACAAAAGCATTCAAGGCGTTCGAGGGACGACGTAACAGCATTATGGCTCTTAGGAGAAAATCTCAAATGCAAACTTTAGgagcaaataatatttatggcGGTGTTGGGAACCCGCTAGGAATACAACCTCGACCTACTCGCAGTAGCCAAATTTCAGTAAAAGAAGTTTTTGGTGATACTGGTCATGTAAATATCGCTTTCGATGTCGGAAATAGTCCACGAAATAGTCTAAAACTTCAACCTATGGGAGAAAATGCATGGCGAGAAagcaattcaaaaatttaa
- the LOC103577672 gene encoding chitin synthase chs-2 isoform X2 — protein sequence MPISKNHQQNPMMGVNDPNDFSDDDTTPLAHEYGESQRTIVETKAWDVFRDPPPKIDSGSMANQKCLDATVQIIKVIVYLLVFIIVLVSGVVSKGTILFMTSQLKPDRVIVYCNKELGRDKQFVVTLPDEQRIAWTWCIIFAYAVPEFGTFFRSCRMCIFKSWKKPLSSHFLLVFFMETFRVVGLALMFFAVLPEIDAIKAAMITNCVCFIPGLLGLLSRSGSKDESRRFVLILVDLTALAAQASGFIVWPLLDSSKRSLWLIPPTLILVSCGWWENYVSMQSSIGFIRTLGRVKKELRLTRYFTYLFISVWKIIAFFISSLVIFHLKGENVGHFFSMFGSAFREHKITVTGVRQSVVGTVPDLSEILPTGDTETISADLNSIVYVLLIQIVGSYFTYIVGKFGCKILIQPFSYAFPVSLTIPVLISLLITACGLRNGDPCFFHGTIPDYLFYESPPPYFLNDFISKQYAWVWLLWLLSQTWITLHIWTPKCERLAATEKLFVVPMYDSLLIDQSLGLNRKRDDQPEVKVEDLAEIEREKGDGDYETIYEQTDGSTTPPSAVKSSDHVTRIYACATMWHENKEEMIEFLKSILRLDEDQCARRVAQKYLKVVDPDYYEFETHIFFDDAFELADHDENETQVNRFVKLLVGTLDEAASDVHQTRMHVRAPKKYPTPYGGRLVWTLPGKTKMIAHLKDKNKIRHRKRWSQVMYMYYLLGHRLMELPISVDRKEMIAENTYLLTLDGDIDFQPAAVKLLVDLMKKNKNLGAACGRIHPVGSGPMVWYQMFEYAIGHWLQKATEHMIGCVLCSPGCFSLFRGKALMDDNVMKKYTTKSEDARHYVQYDQGEDRWLCTLLLQRGYRVEYSAASDAYTHAPEGFNEFFNQRRRWVPSTIANIMDLLMDAKRTIKINDNISLPYISYQILLMGGTILGPGTIFLMLVGAFVAAFKIDNWTSFYYNIIPILLFMLICFTCKAEIQLLCAQILSTAYAMIMMAVIVGTALQLGEDGIGSPSAIFLISLTNSFLIAACLHPQEFWCIVPGIIYLLSIPSMYLLLILYSIINLNVVSWGTREVQVKKTKKELEQEKKEAEEAKRKAKQNSLLGFLQNGAGSNDDDQGSIEISFAGLFKCLLCTHGKPSDEKQQLIAIADSLDHLGKRLEIIERAVDPQGHILARRRASSTSSRAPEHLGPIEEESRKDQMDSVSDTETEASQPHDVNRDVNFNSQPYWLHDEGLKKGEVEVLSMQEEQFWKDLLEKYLYPIDEDKAEKARIAADLIELRNKSVFAFLMFNALFVLIVFLLQLNKDQLHVVWPLGVKTNITFVEETSEVHITKEYLQLEPIGLVFVFFFALILVIQFGAMLFHRFGTLAHILASTSLSWYCCKKTKDLSEEALLSKHAVEIVRDLQRLDGMEGDYDEGSGNGPGRRKTIRNLEKSRRKPQAINTLDVAFRQRFFSMVEENGLPRNMSTRRSTKAFKAFEGRRNSIMALRRKSQMQTLGANNIYGGVGNPLGIQPRPTRSSQISVKEVFGDTGHVNIAFDVGNSPRNSLKLQPMGENAWRESNSKI from the exons ATGCCaatttccaaaaatcatcaacaGAACCCTATGATGGGTGTAAATGATCCAAATGATTTCTCCGATGATGACACAACTCCTTTGGCACATGAGTATGGAGAGAG tcagCGGACAATTGTTGAAACGAAAGCATGGGATGTATTTAGAGATCCTCCACCGAAAATTGACTCAGGTTCAATGGCAAATCAAAAGTGTCTTGATGCGactgttcaaataataaaagtgatcGTTTATCTTCTAGTTTTTATAATAGTTCTGGTTAGTGGAGTTGTTTCTAAAGGAACTATTCTTTTCATGACTTCACAACTCAAACCAGATCGTGTGATAGTCTATTGTAACAAAGAATTAGGACGTGATAAGCAATTTGTTGTCACATTACCAGATGAACAAAGGATAGCATGGACTTGGTGTATAATTTTTGCCTACGCTGTTCCTGAATTCGGAACTTTTTTCCGAAGTTGTCGAATGTGTATATTCAAATCATGGAAAAAACCGCTATCTTCTCATTTTCTGTTAGTGTTTTTTATGGAAACATTCCGTGTTGTGGGGCTTGCGCTAATGTTCTTTGCGGTTTTACCAGAGATAGATGCAATAAAAGCTGCAATGATTACTAATTGTGTTTGCTTTATACCTGGATTACTTGGGTTATTATCAAGGAGTGGTAGCAAAGATGAATCCAGAAGATTTGTACTTATTCTTGTTGATCTCACAGCTTTAGCTGCTCAAGCAAGTGGCTTCATTGTTTGGCCATTACTTGATAGTTCCAAACGTAGTCTCTGGCTAATTCCACCAACATTAATACTTGTGTCCTGTGGTTGGTGGGAAAATTATGTATCGATGCAAAGTTCGATTG gtTTTATTCGCACCTTGGGTCGAGTCAAAAAAGAATTACGATTGACACGATATTTTACATACCTATTTATCTCGGTTTGGAAAATAATAGCGTTTTTTATTAGTTCATTGGTTATTTTTCACTTGAAAGGTGAAAATGTCGGGcactttttttcaatgtttggATCTGCATTTAGAGAGCACAAAATTACTGTCACTGGTGTACGTCAATCAGTCGTAGGAACTGTACCTGATCTTTCAGAAATACTACCTACAGGAGATACTGAAACTATTTCCGCCGACTTAAACTCTATCGTTTATGtcttattaattcaaatagttgGATCGTACTTTACATATATCGTTG GTAAATTTGGTTGCAAAATCTTAATACAACCATTCAGTTACGCATTTCCCGTGAGTCTGACTATTCCCGTTCTTATTTCACTTCTAATCACTGCATGCGGGTTACGCAATGGTGATCCCTGTTTTTTCCATGGTACAATTCCAGATTACCTTTTCTATGAATCACCACCGCCTTATTTTCTCAATGATTTTATATCTAAACAATATGCCTGGGTATGGCTTCTCTGGTTACTTTCACAAACTTGGATTACTCTTCACATATGGACTCCAAAATGCGAAAGACTGGCAGCAACGGAAAAACTATTCGTTGTGCCTATGTACGATTCTTTATTGATTGATCAATCGCTTGGTTTAAACCGAAAGAGAGATGATCAGCCAGAAGTTAAAGTAGAAGATTTAGCTGAAATTGAGCGAGAAAAAGGTGACGGCGATTATGAGACGATTTATGAACAAACTGATGGTTCAACAACTCCTCCGTCTGCAGTGAAGAGCAGCGACCACGTTACTAGAATTTATGCATGTGCAACTATGTGGCATGAAAACAAAGAGGAGAtgatagaatttttgaaaagtattctTCGCTTAGATGAAGATCAATGCGCTCGTCGTGTTgcccaaaaatatttaaaagtggTTGACCCAGATTATTATGAATTTGAAACTCATATCTTTTTTGATGATGCTTTTGAACTTGCAGATCATGATGAAAATGAAACTCAAGTAAATCGCTTTGTCAAACTCTTGGTAGGAACGTTGGATGAAGCTGCTTCCGATGTACATCAGACTCGAATGCATGTAAGAGCACCCAAAAAATACCCAACCCCATATGGTGGTAGACTTGTTTGGACATTACCAGGAAAAACGAAAATGATAGCACatctaaaagataaaaataaaattcgtcaTAGAAAACGTTGGAGCCAAGTTATGTACATGTATTATTTACTTGGTCACCGTCTCATGGAGCTGCCTATTAGCGTTGATCGTAAAGAAATGATTGCAGAAAATACGTATCTTTTAACTCTTGATGGGGATATCGATTTTCAACCAGCTGCTGTTAAACTTTTAGTCgatttaatgaagaaaaataaaaatcttggTGCTGCTTGCGGTCGAATTCATCCTGTAGGGTCTGGTCCCATGGTTTGGTATCAAATGTTTGAATATGCTATCGGTCATTGGTTACAAAAAGCTACTGAACATATGATAGGTTGCGTTCTTTGTAGTCCCGGATGTTTTTCACTTTTTCGAGGAAAAGCACTTATGGATGACaatgttatgaaaaaatatacaacaaAATCTGAAGATGCAAGACATTATGTGCAATATGATCAAGGCGAAGATCGGTGGCTTTGTACTCTTTTACTTCAAAGGGGATATCGAGTAGAATATTCGGCTGCTAGCGATGCGTACACTCACGCTCCTGAAggtttcaatgaatttttcaatcaacGTCGTCGTTGGGTCCCATCAACTATCGCCAATATTATGGATTTACTTATGGATGCAAAACGAACAATCAAAATTAACGATAATATTTCACTACCATACATTTCCTATCAAATTTTACTCATGG GTGGTACTATTCTTGGGCCTGGAACGATATTCCTTATGTTGGTGGGAGCATTTGTAGCagcttttaaaattgataattggACGAGCTTCTATTACAACATAATACCGATCCTCCTTTTTATGCTGATTTGTTTCACATGTAAAGCTGAAATTCAA cttTTGTGTGCGCAAATATTATCTACTGCATATGCGATGATAATGATGGCTGTAATTGTTGGTACAGCACTCCAACTTGGAGAAGATGGAATAGGTTCGCCTTCTGCAATATTCTTAATATCGCTAACAAATTCGTTTCTTATAGCCGCTTGTCTTCATCCTCAAGAATTTTGGTGCATAGTACCTGGTATCATTTACTTATTATCGATCCCTTCTATGTATTTACTTCTGattttatattctattatCAATCTAAACGTCGTTTCCTGGGGAACAAGAGAAgttcaagttaaaaaaacaaagaag gagCTAGAACAAGAGAAAAAAGAAGCTGAAGAAGCTAAACGAAAAGCAAAACAAAATTCATTACTCGGATTTCTGCAAAATGGTGCCGGTTCCAATGATGATGATCAAGGTTCAATAGAAATCTCTTTTGCTGGTCTATTCAAATGTTTGCTTTGCACTCATGGAAAACCTTCAGATGAAAAACAACAACTAATTGCGATTGCTGACTCTTTAGATCACTTGGGCAAACGTTTAGAAATTATTGAGAG agcTGTAGACCCTCAAGGTCATATATTGGCTCGAAGACGAGCATCTTCAACTAGTTCTAGAGCCCCAGAACATCTTGGACCAATAGAAGAAGAATCTCGTAAAGATCAAATGGATTCAGTCAGTGATACTGAAACAGAGGCTAGTCAACCCCATGATGTAAATCgagatgtcaattttaattCTCAGCCTTATTGGCTTCATGACGAAGGTTTGAAAAAAGGAGAAGTCGAAGTTTTATCTATGCAGGAAGAACAATTTTGGAAAGATTTATTAGAAAAGTATCTTTATCCTATTGATGAAGATAAAGCTGAAAAg GCACGGATCGCCGCGGATTTAATTGAACTGCGAAACAAGAGTGTATTTGCATTTTTAATGTTCAATGCATTATTTGTATTGATCGTATTTTTACTACAATTAAACAAAGATCAGCTACACGTTGTGTGGCCGTTGGGGGTCAAGACAAACATCACCTTCGTAGAGGAAACGTCGGAG gtACATATCACGAAGGAATATTTACAACTTGAACCAATTggtttagtttttgttttcttcTTTGCTCTCATTCTGGTTATTCAATTTGGTGCGATGTTGTTCCATCGATTCGGAACACTTGCTCATATTTTAGCCAGCACTTCACTGAGTTGGTACTGTTGTAAAAAG ACAAAAGATCTCTCAGAAGAAGCCTTGCTGTCTAAACATGCGGTGGAAATCGTCAGAGATCTACAAAGGCTTGATGGAATGGAAGGAGATTATGATGAAGGAAGTGGAAATGGCCCTGGTCGAAGAAAAACTATAAGAAACCTCGaaaaaagtagaagaaaaCCACAAGCTATAAATACGTTGGACGTTGCATTTCGGCAACGATTTTTCAGTATGGTCGAAGAAAAtg gaTTGCCTCGCAATATGTCAACTCGTCGATCAACAAAAGCATTCAAGGCGTTCGAGGGACGACGTAACAGCATTATGGCTCTTAGGAGAAAATCTCAAATGCAAACTTTAGgagcaaataatatttatggcGGTGTTGGGAACCCGCTAGGAATACAACCTCGACCTACTCGCAGTAGCCAAATTTCAGTAAAAGAAGTTTTTGGTGATACTGGTCATGTAAATATCGCTTTCGATGTCGGAAATAGTCCACGAAATAGTCTAAAACTTCAACCTATGGGAGAAAATGCATGGCGAGAAagcaattcaaaaatttaa